In Gadus chalcogrammus isolate NIFS_2021 chromosome 1, NIFS_Gcha_1.0, whole genome shotgun sequence, one DNA window encodes the following:
- the csf1b gene encoding macrophage colony-stimulating factor 1b isoform X2, with translation MFGVIGMRCSIVSFASQHSLSPRVGLNTKNAFICLNVCDRGVCSCSLPNIYQMTSLVPSLIQSKTKVNCLCVLVFLSFPLTMGEVPGPCRHSITREHLMTLRHLMDNQFSSGCMITYTFIERKDLSKCCFVKAALPWILELLATHFKYSRGSINEGYVQSLRALILNIYSQKCVPQINEEVEDKPESFEVSFQQSPLEALRRALEVLSVYWELMTTMEGPVDWQCESEYTVAFVVSTEVPTNLPTVHFTTDRAEKYSMNASPRRLETDFYKLGFIITSICGGILIIFFLSYMFLQKIRRRHADHRPGAMIIFSRELQTTVLEA, from the exons ATGTTTGGGGTGATCGGCATGAGATGTAGTATCGTCAGTTTTGCCTCGCAGCATTCCCTTTCACCACGAGTGGGACTAAATACAAAAAACGCATTTATCTGCCTCAATGTGTGTGACAGAGGAGTCTGCTCTTGTTCTTTGCCAAACATATACCAGATGACCAGCCTGGTGCCCTCCCTGATTCAGAGCAAAACCAAG GtcaattgtctgtgtgtgcttgtgttcctGAGCTTCCCCCTCACCATGGGTGAGGTGCCCGGCCCCTGCAGACATTCCATAACCAGGGAGCACCTCATGACGCTCAGACACCTG ATGGATAACCAGTTTAGTAGTGGGTGTATGATTACCTACACATTTATAGAGCGGAAGGATTTG AGCAAATGTTGCTTTGTAAAAGCGGCCTTACCGTGGATCTTGGAGCTGCTTGCGACCCACTTCAAGTACAGCAGGGGCTCAATTAACGAGGGTTACGTTCAGTCTCTGAGGGCGCTCATTCTCAACATCTACTCTCAGAAATGTGTTCCTCAGATTAACGAGGAAGTTGAG GACAAACCAGAAAGTTTTGAAGTGTCCTTTCAACAGTCTCCTCTCGAAGCACTTAGGAGGGCCTTGGAGGTGTTGTCTGTCTACTGGGAGCTTATGACCACCATGGAGGGGCCTGTAGACTGGCAGTGTGAGAGCGAATACACTGTGGCCTTTGTGGTCAGCACAGAAGTACCTACCAACCTGCCCACCGTCCACTTTACAACAG ACAGGGCTGAGAAGTACTCAATGAACGCGTCCCCGAGACGTTTGGAAACAGATTTTTATAAACTTGGCTTTATAATCACTTCCATCTGCGGAGGAATTCTGATTATATTCTTCCTCTCCTACATGTTCTTACAAAAG ATTCGGCGGAGACATGCAGATCACAGACCTGGAGCCATGATAAT AttcagcagagagctgcaaacCACAGTTCTGGAGGCATGA
- the csf1b gene encoding macrophage colony-stimulating factor 1b isoform X1 yields MFGVIGMRCSIVSFASQHSLSPRVGLNTKNAFICLNVCDRGVCSCSLPNIYQMTSLVPSLIQSKTKVNCLCVLVFLSFPLTMGEVPGPCRHSITREHLMTLRHLSTTEPLLFPQMDNQFSSGCMITYTFIERKDLSKCCFVKAALPWILELLATHFKYSRGSINEGYVQSLRALILNIYSQKCVPQINEEVEDKPESFEVSFQQSPLEALRRALEVLSVYWELMTTMEGPVDWQCESEYTVAFVVSTEVPTNLPTVHFTTDRAEKYSMNASPRRLETDFYKLGFIITSICGGILIIFFLSYMFLQKIRRRHADHRPGAMIIFSRELQTTVLEA; encoded by the exons ATGTTTGGGGTGATCGGCATGAGATGTAGTATCGTCAGTTTTGCCTCGCAGCATTCCCTTTCACCACGAGTGGGACTAAATACAAAAAACGCATTTATCTGCCTCAATGTGTGTGACAGAGGAGTCTGCTCTTGTTCTTTGCCAAACATATACCAGATGACCAGCCTGGTGCCCTCCCTGATTCAGAGCAAAACCAAG GtcaattgtctgtgtgtgcttgtgttcctGAGCTTCCCCCTCACCATGGGTGAGGTGCCCGGCCCCTGCAGACATTCCATAACCAGGGAGCACCTCATGACGCTCAGACACCTG tCTACGACTGAGCCCCTGTTGTTTCCACAGATGGATAACCAGTTTAGTAGTGGGTGTATGATTACCTACACATTTATAGAGCGGAAGGATTTG AGCAAATGTTGCTTTGTAAAAGCGGCCTTACCGTGGATCTTGGAGCTGCTTGCGACCCACTTCAAGTACAGCAGGGGCTCAATTAACGAGGGTTACGTTCAGTCTCTGAGGGCGCTCATTCTCAACATCTACTCTCAGAAATGTGTTCCTCAGATTAACGAGGAAGTTGAG GACAAACCAGAAAGTTTTGAAGTGTCCTTTCAACAGTCTCCTCTCGAAGCACTTAGGAGGGCCTTGGAGGTGTTGTCTGTCTACTGGGAGCTTATGACCACCATGGAGGGGCCTGTAGACTGGCAGTGTGAGAGCGAATACACTGTGGCCTTTGTGGTCAGCACAGAAGTACCTACCAACCTGCCCACCGTCCACTTTACAACAG ACAGGGCTGAGAAGTACTCAATGAACGCGTCCCCGAGACGTTTGGAAACAGATTTTTATAAACTTGGCTTTATAATCACTTCCATCTGCGGAGGAATTCTGATTATATTCTTCCTCTCCTACATGTTCTTACAAAAG ATTCGGCGGAGACATGCAGATCACAGACCTGGAGCCATGATAAT AttcagcagagagctgcaaacCACAGTTCTGGAGGCATGA